A region of Bacillus rossius redtenbacheri isolate Brsri chromosome 2, Brsri_v3, whole genome shotgun sequence DNA encodes the following proteins:
- the LOC134529497 gene encoding uncharacterized protein LOC134529497 isoform X1 — MEAKENTCSAKKPRNKNLSPEEKIVLLDLVTEHFNIIENKRTDAVTQQNKLKQWQIIASSFNCVSGVHHRSADNLKSVWENLKKTTRKQYADEKVQMVTGTGMFCIKIFSTCITKCNILFCDLLYKVKGSGLIYFYKWQCTLTINLIKLNTLFFSGGGPPTKCTNDPILGRVYTLIKPVVKGHNNIFDSDSDAVMVNTLQCISESNNTEENAVVELEIGSMVDIATLETQTSTLLNGDWSHYTPSMLRGPICPALVPQNNASSTSSVSPVIFPCVKETVMVSTEQGNCESTSRDHIPDNSNNVAKSVLECQLPNIAGKSSWTQRRRPKLQSSKNNEISALHKAKIELIELCKKYATEENEAMKELRQVRLQQEQERLNHEKLQTEFMTLQIKKLKKELDGL; from the exons ATGGAAGCTAAAGAAAACACTTGTTCCGCCAAAAAACCACGAAATAAGAATTTATCACcagaagaaaaaattgttttgttagatTTGGTGACAGAACATTTTAACATAATTGAAAATAAGCGCACGGATGCAGTAACACAACAGAACAAATTGAAACAGTGGCAAATTATTGCAAGTAGTTTCAACTGTGTGTCAGGAGTCCATCACAGGTCTGCAGATAACCTGAAATCTGTTTGGGAAAATCTGAAGAAGACGACACGGAAACAGTATGCAGACGAAAAAGTTCAGATGGTAACTGGGACAGGtatgttttgtataaaaatattttcaacttgtattacaaaatgtaacattttattttgtgacttACTATACAAAGTGAAAGGAAgtggtttaatatatttttacaaatggcAATGTACATtgacaattaatttaattaaattgaataCATTGTTTTTTTCAGGTGGAGGACCCCCCACAAAGTGTACAAATGACCCTATTTTGGGCCGCGTATATACTTTAATAAAACCTGTAGTTAAAGGACACAATAATATCTTTGACTCAGACTCAGATGCAGTAATGGTCAATACATTACAATGCATAA GTGAATCAAACAACACAGAAGAAAATGCAGTCGTAGAGCTGGAAATAGGTTCGATGGTGGACATTGCTACCCTGGAGACTCAAACTAGT acaCTTCTTAATGGAGACTGGTCCCACTACACTCCCTCAATGCTCAGAGGCCCCATATGTCCTGCTCTTGTACCACAAAATAATGCCAGTTCAACATCATCAGTTTCACCAGTGATATTCCCTTGTGTCAAAGAAACGGTTATGGTAAGCACTGAGCAAGgcaactgtgaaagtacttcaagAGACCATATTCCCGATAATAGTAACAATGTTGCAAAATCAGTCCTTGAGTGTCAGTTGCCAAACATCGCGGGGAAGTCTTCCTGGACTCAGAGACGGCGGCCAAAATTGCAGTCCAGCAAGAACAATGAAATAAGTGCCCTCCATAAAGCTAAAATTGAACTAATTGAATTATGTAAGAAATATGCAACAGAAGAAAATGAAGCTATGAAAGAACTGCGTCAAGTGAGATTGCAACAAGAACAAGAAAGGCTGAATCATGAAAAGCTACAGACTGAATTTATGACTCTACagattaaaaaactaaagaaagaaTTGGatggtttataa
- the LOC134529497 gene encoding uncharacterized protein LOC134529497 isoform X2, with product MEAKENTCSAKKPRNKNLSPEEKIVLLDLVTEHFNIIENKRTDAVTQQNKLKQWQIIASSFNCVSGVHHRSADNLKSVWENLKKTTRKQYADEKVQMVTGTGGGPPTKCTNDPILGRVYTLIKPVVKGHNNIFDSDSDAVMVNTLQCISESNNTEENAVVELEIGSMVDIATLETQTSTLLNGDWSHYTPSMLRGPICPALVPQNNASSTSSVSPVIFPCVKETVMVSTEQGNCESTSRDHIPDNSNNVAKSVLECQLPNIAGKSSWTQRRRPKLQSSKNNEISALHKAKIELIELCKKYATEENEAMKELRQVRLQQEQERLNHEKLQTEFMTLQIKKLKKELDGL from the exons ATGGAAGCTAAAGAAAACACTTGTTCCGCCAAAAAACCACGAAATAAGAATTTATCACcagaagaaaaaattgttttgttagatTTGGTGACAGAACATTTTAACATAATTGAAAATAAGCGCACGGATGCAGTAACACAACAGAACAAATTGAAACAGTGGCAAATTATTGCAAGTAGTTTCAACTGTGTGTCAGGAGTCCATCACAGGTCTGCAGATAACCTGAAATCTGTTTGGGAAAATCTGAAGAAGACGACACGGAAACAGTATGCAGACGAAAAAGTTCAGATGGTAACTGGGACAG GTGGAGGACCCCCCACAAAGTGTACAAATGACCCTATTTTGGGCCGCGTATATACTTTAATAAAACCTGTAGTTAAAGGACACAATAATATCTTTGACTCAGACTCAGATGCAGTAATGGTCAATACATTACAATGCATAA GTGAATCAAACAACACAGAAGAAAATGCAGTCGTAGAGCTGGAAATAGGTTCGATGGTGGACATTGCTACCCTGGAGACTCAAACTAGT acaCTTCTTAATGGAGACTGGTCCCACTACACTCCCTCAATGCTCAGAGGCCCCATATGTCCTGCTCTTGTACCACAAAATAATGCCAGTTCAACATCATCAGTTTCACCAGTGATATTCCCTTGTGTCAAAGAAACGGTTATGGTAAGCACTGAGCAAGgcaactgtgaaagtacttcaagAGACCATATTCCCGATAATAGTAACAATGTTGCAAAATCAGTCCTTGAGTGTCAGTTGCCAAACATCGCGGGGAAGTCTTCCTGGACTCAGAGACGGCGGCCAAAATTGCAGTCCAGCAAGAACAATGAAATAAGTGCCCTCCATAAAGCTAAAATTGAACTAATTGAATTATGTAAGAAATATGCAACAGAAGAAAATGAAGCTATGAAAGAACTGCGTCAAGTGAGATTGCAACAAGAACAAGAAAGGCTGAATCATGAAAAGCTACAGACTGAATTTATGACTCTACagattaaaaaactaaagaaagaaTTGGatggtttataa